From one Coffea eugenioides isolate CCC68of chromosome 11, Ceug_1.0, whole genome shotgun sequence genomic stretch:
- the LOC113753145 gene encoding E3 ubiquitin-protein ligase RNF185-like has protein sequence MASDIGKSATATMPAGTENLSSSGTGDGDASDFECNICFDIAQDPIVTLCGHLYCWPCLFRWLRHHSHSHECPVCKALIQEEKLVPLYGRGRTATDPRSKPVPGVEIPDRPAGQRPQTAPPPHPHPDSANFPNFGLGLAGGFLPVMTAGFGNFSMLAGFGGILPSMFSFQIHGFPTAPVYGTGSGYPHTYPGGYYHGANVPRAPMTPQGSQAEDNKLLILLLIILSLVVLSFIW, from the coding sequence ATGGCAAGTGATATTGGGAAATCTGCTACTGCTACTATGCCTGCTGGGACCGAGAacctttcttcttcaggaaCTGGTGATGGGGATGCTAGTGATTTTGAATGCAACATTTGCTTTGATATAGCTCAGGATCCCATCGTCACCCTTTGCGGTCACTTGTACTGTTGGCCTTGTCTCTTTAGATGGTTGCGCCACCACTCGCActcacatgagtgccctgtttgtAAGGCCCTGATACAGGAGGAGAAGTTAGTTCCTCTGTACGGGCGAGGAAGGACTGCGACTGATCCTAGGTCAAAACCTGTCCCTGGTGTAGAAATTCCTGATCGACCTGCAGGGCAGAGACCCCAGACAGctcctcctcctcatcctcatcccgaTTCAGCTAACTTTCCGAATTTTGGTTTGGGGCTTGCTGGAGGATTTCTACCGGTGATGACTGCAGGGTTTGGTAACTTTTCCATGTTGGCTGGTTTTGGTGGGATTTTGCCGTCGATGTTCAGCTTTCAGATTCACGGATTTCCAACCGCACCTGTATATGGCACGGGTTCAGGATATCCACATACTTATCCTGGCGGTTATTATCATGGTGCTAATGTTCCCAGAGCTCCAATGACTCCTCAAGGTTCACAGGCTGAAGATAACAAGCTACTGATCCTTCTCCTTATAATTCTCAGTCTGGTTGTTCTTTCCTTCATATGGTGA